The following proteins are encoded in a genomic region of Actinomadura sp. NAK00032:
- a CDS encoding DUF3311 domain-containing protein has translation MTPDTPEEPASATPPPQTRSDRSAWNWLLVVPVVVPLLTFLFNSDSPRLAGFPAFYWIQLAFIPLGVACTVVVYRLTRKRG, from the coding sequence TTGACTCCCGACACCCCCGAGGAACCGGCCTCGGCGACCCCGCCACCGCAGACCCGCTCGGACCGCAGCGCCTGGAACTGGCTGCTGGTGGTCCCGGTCGTGGTCCCGCTGCTGACGTTCCTGTTCAACAGCGACTCCCCGCGGCTCGCCGGCTTCCCCGCCTTCTACTGGATCCAGCTCGCCTTCATCCCGCTCGGCGTGGCCTGCACGGTCGTCGTCTACCGGCTGACCAGGAAGCGGGGCTGA
- a CDS encoding VOC family protein gives MTRKNTEFELRRVDRLALVWSDMERTVDFSEGVLGMPLIKTLSAAGSDRTV, from the coding sequence GTGACCAGGAAGAACACCGAGTTCGAGCTGCGCAGGGTCGACCGCCTGGCGCTGGTGTGGAGCGACATGGAGCGGACGGTGGACTTCTCCGAGGGTGTGCTCGGCATGCCGCTGATCAAGACGCTGTCGGCGGCCGGGTCGGACCGGACCGTCTGA